CGAATGGCTTATGTGTAGCCTAAGAAAATGTGAGTCTCAACCGCATCGAGCGGTATCGACTCACCCGCTTTCCTCCCCCACCTGTTCCGAGGTGGGGGAGTCCCACGGATCTTTTGTTGAACTGAGTTGGCTACTCTCCCAATACTTGATCTCAAACGTAAATCATTAATCATCACTGGTTTGGTGCGCTGTTTTCTAATTCAATAGCTAACTGACTTAAGTTTTGCTTTAATGCTTGCGATCGCGCAATTAAATCGTCCACTTCCCCTGCGAGCGTTTTGAGAAATGTACTCGACATTTTGTCCTTTCTTAAACTGACGGCGAGGAGATCGCCGACAATATGATTGGCTAATGCTCGGGTTTCTTTGGCTTGATTGTAAAGGATTAATTCTTCTTTCATCACTTTATGATTCGTTCCTGTTTTAACCCGATATTAAAACGAAAATTCTTGCTCTGATCAGGAGTCAGTCATGATTCTTGTTATTATCAGGGCAAGAAGATAAGGGTAACCCAATCATGAGTCCAACTGAGTTTAAAGTTCCTGATAACGTCACGTTTGAAGATGCGATCACCCTAACTCAAGACTTAATCGTGAAGATGGAAAATGAGGAAATTAATTCCAGCCAACTCCAAGAGACCATTCGTGCTTTGGTGACAACTTCTAATGGGGCGCGGGGATTTTTTGTCACCTACCTCACCGCAGATTCTCCTGTTGCCGATCAACCTCCAGCTGCCGTGTTAGCCGGCTTAAAAACCGCTCCTGAATTAGTGAGTGAATTGTTAGTTAAAAACGTCGCCATGTCCACGGCAATGGCGATGGCACACCGCCGCCAAGATAACGAAAGTATGGCACAAGGCTCAGATCGCGTGCAACGACGCAGCATTCATTTAATCGAGCAGTTGAACAATGAATGGATACAAGAAAAAGCTCAACAAATGCGAGAGAGTGCGCTGACTGGAAAAGGAGAAGCAGCAGTCGCCTTTTTTGAGCGCTGGGGCTACGATGAAGAACAACGCAGCGCGATCGCGCAAACCTTAGAGAAAGTGGTCTCCTAATCTCACTGGGTCTTCTCTGGGGTGCATTTACTGACTCAAACGCTTAGAAATTTGACGAACAATCCCGTTCCCAATTGCCCCCAACATCAAAATTCCTAAAGCAGGAGTAAAGACAGGTTCCCAGAGTTGGTACCACAAATTCAACCCTAGGGGAATGTCTGCCGAATGTCCAATCAGCGCGATCGCGAACCAAAAGAAGCTGCCCAGCACAAGAAATAAATCGAACATCAAGACGCGATCTAACCACTGCAATAATTGATCCTTCATAAGGTTTATTTCATTTCACGTCATTATTTTACAGTTTATCAATAACCCCTGAAGTTCACGATAAAGTTATTTTATACTTTAAATCAATATTCACTGGGGTTATAGATTACTTTAAACAATGAATTTTCGTCATCCTAAAAGGCGTTCTTCTTGCCGCAAGAAGAAATATCATCGGTCTGAGTATACTAGTGTTTCTCGACTAGTCATAGGATTTGGGATTATGATGCTTTTTTTATGCCGTAATCACTTGTCTTCATTATTTCCCAATCCCACTCCTTGGTTTGATTTATCACAGCCAAAGATTATCTTTTCTGACATTAAAGCAGGGAACATTAACGCTCTTGATGATCAGCATTTGCGGTACATTGATCAAAAAGCCTTCCATCTTAAATATGAGGGATCTTCAATTCGAGAACTTGCCAAAATTTTATCCTCCAAGGCAAAAACAGAAACAGAAAAAGCAAGAATTATCTATACTTGGATTACTAATAACATTGCTTACGATGTGGGAATGTCCCTTAATAATATTGATTTAGTTGATGTTAATCCTGCCACTGTTTTAAAGGAACGCAAGACTATTTGTTCAGGTTACGCTAACTTATACCAAGCACTAGCTCAAGAAATGGGATTAGATGTAGTAATTATTGAAGGAACAGCAACTGGAAGCAGTTATATTGTCGGAGATACTGCGATTAATCATGCTTGGAATGCAGTAAAAATTCAGGATCAATGGTATTTATTAGATGCTACTTGGGGAGCAGGAACTGTTACAGAAACTCAATTTCGTAAGAAATTTAATCCCTATTATTTTGCGACTCCACCTGAACAGTTTATTTTTAATCATTTTCCTGCCGATTCAGCTTGGCAACTCCTAGCCAATCCTTATACCCGGGAAAACTTTGAAGATTTACCCGATGTTTCTCCAGGCTTTTTTCAAAAAAATATTGATTTAGTTTCTCATCGAAAAAGAGAAATTAAAATGGGAAATCAAAGTCAAATTATTTTGTCGGTTCCCCAAAAAACAACAGTAGTTACGGCGCTAAAAAAGAACAATCAAAATATACCTGATCATTACAATTTAGTGCAGAAAGAAGGAAAAACAGTTACTATACAGAGCACATTTCCAGAATTAGGAAAATATAAATTGGATATTTTTGCAAATTCAACACAATCTCAAGACTATGTTCATATTCTTACTTACCAAATAACAGCCACTTCTATTAATTCTCCTTTTCCAAAAACTTCTATTAAATTTCAAGAAAACGAAGGATATTTATACACACCCCTCACTTATCAATTACCTAACCATAAAATGGTAGAATTCAAACTAAAAGTCCAAAATGCTATAGATATACAAGTTTTAAATACGGAAACGAATGAGTGGACTCAACTCACTCGCTTGGATGATTTATTTATGGAAAAATTAAAGGTAGGGGATTCTCCCGTGAAAGTGGTTGCTCAATTTCCGGGAGATCCTCGATATTGGACATTAGTTGAATATAACTAACTTGGTTAAGAAATAGAATGAATTTTCAAGAAATTGGTCCCTTTAGTTCGTTGTACTGGAGAGCCACCCAGGATTAATATTTTATCGCCCGATGCGACCAAGTTGCGTTCTAACAAACACGCTTCCATCTGCATAATTAAGGGTTCTAACCCTTCTTCTTTTGGCTGCAATAGTAAAGGTTTGACGCCCCAAATTAAATTTAAGCGATGGTACACTGCCAGAGTCGGCGTAAAGGCAACAATGGGCGCTCGTGGGCGTTCATCTGAGGCAATCCGCGCGGTGTAACCCGTTGTAGTAAACGAAGCAATACAGCGCAAATTCATCATCTTATCAATGGAATTTAAGGCTTCACTCAAGGCATGAGTTTCTGTATTTTCGGCAGGTGGATGATCGGTAAATTCAATTTCCGGTTCCACTTGTTCGGCAATCCGCGCCATAATTTCCACCGCTTGCACAGGATATTTGCCCACAGCCGATTCTCCTGATAGCATAACCGCATCCGTTCCATCAATGATGGCATTGGCGACATCCGACGCTTCTGCACGAGTCGGGCGTGGGGAATGGATCATGCTTTCTAGCATTTGGGTTGCGGTAATCACTGGGATTCCCTTGCGATTACAAGTTTGAATAATTTTCTTTTGCAGGAGAGGGACTTTTTCTGGGCGAATTTCTACCCCTAAATCGCCGCGCGCCACCATTAAGCCATCACAAGCATCGACTAGGGCATCGAGATGTTCCACGGCTTGGGGTTTTTCAATTTTAGCGATTACAGGAATGTTAGCTTCTCGAGACTGCAAAAATCCTTTCAGGTGATGGATATCTTCTACACCCCGGACAAAACTTAAGCAAACCCAGTCAATCCCCTGTTTAATGCCAAAGTCTAAGTCTTGTTGATCTTTAACGGTTAGGGAAGGCAGACTCAAGTTTAAGTTGGGAAAGTTAACGCCTTTGCGGTTTTTCAAAATTCCACCGTTAATTACTCGACATTCGACTTGTGCGTTAGTGATCGCTTCTACTTCTAGTTCAAGCAGTCCATCATCGAGTAACACTTGCGCTCCCGGGCGCGCTTCTTCTGCTAGATGAGGATAGTCAATGGGAATGACATCTGGGGCATCGCTGGTTTCCAGGCTCGGTGTCAGGGTAACTGTTTTTCCCGCATTCAACGTCACTTCTCCTTGGGGAAGCGCTCCCACGCGAATTTTCGGTCCTTGCAAGTCTTGGAGAAGCGTAATCGGGGTATCTAGTTCTTGGGAAATCTGTCTGATCCGCGCGATCATAGCGGCATGATCATCGTAGCTCCCGTGAGAAAAATTTAAGCGAGCAACGCTCATTCCCGCTTGAATGAGTTGCCGAATGACAGCTTCTGATTGACTCGCCGGACCAATCGTGGCAACGATTTTGGTGTGATGAGGAAAAGGATTGACGGACATGATAGTGCTTGATTATTAATACTAAATCCAGCAATAAGGAGCTGAATAATTACCAATGGTCAGAAGCTGGAGCTGGCTTCAATAGAAGCGATACTCTTAGCTCTGACTCAAATCATAACTTTTTTCTAGAAAACCGTCTTCTTTTTTTTCACTATTCCC
This is a stretch of genomic DNA from Cyanobacteria bacterium GSL.Bin1. It encodes these proteins:
- the pyk gene encoding pyruvate kinase; its protein translation is MSVNPFPHHTKIVATIGPASQSEAVIRQLIQAGMSVARLNFSHGSYDDHAAMIARIRQISQELDTPITLLQDLQGPKIRVGALPQGEVTLNAGKTVTLTPSLETSDAPDVIPIDYPHLAEEARPGAQVLLDDGLLELEVEAITNAQVECRVINGGILKNRKGVNFPNLNLSLPSLTVKDQQDLDFGIKQGIDWVCLSFVRGVEDIHHLKGFLQSREANIPVIAKIEKPQAVEHLDALVDACDGLMVARGDLGVEIRPEKVPLLQKKIIQTCNRKGIPVITATQMLESMIHSPRPTRAEASDVANAIIDGTDAVMLSGESAVGKYPVQAVEIMARIAEQVEPEIEFTDHPPAENTETHALSEALNSIDKMMNLRCIASFTTTGYTARIASDERPRAPIVAFTPTLAVYHRLNLIWGVKPLLLQPKEEGLEPLIMQMEACLLERNLVASGDKILILGGSPVQRTKGTNFLKIHSIS
- a CDS encoding transglutaminase; translation: MMLFLCRNHLSSLFPNPTPWFDLSQPKIIFSDIKAGNINALDDQHLRYIDQKAFHLKYEGSSIRELAKILSSKAKTETEKARIIYTWITNNIAYDVGMSLNNIDLVDVNPATVLKERKTICSGYANLYQALAQEMGLDVVIIEGTATGSSYIVGDTAINHAWNAVKIQDQWYLLDATWGAGTVTETQFRKKFNPYYFATPPEQFIFNHFPADSAWQLLANPYTRENFEDLPDVSPGFFQKNIDLVSHRKREIKMGNQSQIILSVPQKTTVVTALKKNNQNIPDHYNLVQKEGKTVTIQSTFPELGKYKLDIFANSTQSQDYVHILTYQITATSINSPFPKTSIKFQENEGYLYTPLTYQLPNHKMVEFKLKVQNAIDIQVLNTETNEWTQLTRLDDLFMEKLKVGDSPVKVVAQFPGDPRYWTLVEYN